From the genome of Cedecea lapagei, one region includes:
- the nadA gene encoding quinolinate synthase NadA: MSVMFDPETAIYPFPAKPIPLSGEEKQFYREKIKRLLKERNAVMVAHYYTDPEIQSLAEETGGCISDSLEMARFGANHPASTLLVAGVRFMGETAKILSPEKTILMPTLNAECSLDLGCPIDAFNAFCDQHPDRTVVVYANTSAAVKARADWVVTSSIAVELIEHLDSLGEKILWAPDRHLGSYVQKQTGADVLCWQGACIVHDEFKTQALARMKALYPNAAVLVHPESPQAVVDMADAVGSTSQLINAAKTLPHQQLIVATDRGIFYKMQQACPDKELLEAPTAGEGATCRSCAHCPWMAMNGLKAIAEGLEQGGAAHTIEVDAALREGALVPLNRMLDFAAELRRTVNGNA, encoded by the coding sequence ATGAGCGTAATGTTTGACCCGGAAACTGCGATTTATCCCTTCCCGGCGAAGCCGATACCGCTGAGTGGCGAAGAAAAACAGTTTTATCGCGAAAAAATTAAGCGCCTGCTTAAAGAGCGGAATGCGGTGATGGTGGCTCACTACTACACTGACCCTGAAATTCAGTCGCTAGCAGAAGAGACGGGAGGCTGTATCTCCGACTCGCTTGAGATGGCTCGCTTCGGCGCCAATCATCCGGCCTCTACGCTGCTGGTCGCCGGGGTTCGTTTTATGGGAGAAACGGCGAAGATCCTCAGTCCAGAAAAAACCATTCTAATGCCAACCCTTAACGCCGAGTGTTCATTAGATTTGGGCTGCCCCATTGATGCCTTCAACGCCTTCTGCGACCAGCATCCGGATCGCACCGTGGTCGTCTATGCTAATACCTCTGCCGCGGTAAAAGCGCGGGCTGACTGGGTCGTAACGTCCAGCATCGCCGTTGAGCTGATTGAGCATCTGGACAGCCTGGGCGAGAAAATACTCTGGGCACCGGATCGCCACCTTGGTAGCTATGTTCAGAAACAGACGGGAGCCGATGTGCTGTGTTGGCAGGGCGCCTGTATCGTCCATGATGAGTTTAAAACTCAGGCGCTGGCGCGAATGAAGGCGCTCTACCCGAATGCCGCTGTGCTGGTTCACCCTGAGTCACCTCAGGCGGTGGTTGATATGGCCGATGCAGTAGGCTCGACCAGCCAGCTGATTAATGCGGCAAAAACGTTGCCCCATCAGCAGCTTATTGTGGCAACGGATCGCGGGATATTTTATAAAATGCAGCAGGCGTGTCCGGATAAAGAGTTGCTGGAGGCGCCCACTGCAGGGGAAGGGGCAACCTGCCGCAGCTGCGCGCATTGTCCGTGGATGGCGATGAACGGGCTGAAAGCGATTGCAGAGGGGCTGGAGCAGGGCGGGGCTGCACACACAATCGAAGTGGATGCTGCGCTGCGTGAAGGGGCTCTGGTTCCGCTCAACCGAATGCTCGACTTTGCGGCAGAGCTGCGCCGGACGGTAAACGGCAACGCGTAA